ACCGGGCGACCGAGCCTTGAGAGAAGACGATGAACGATCAGGAAGACGGACGAATGAGCCTCACACGCATCAATGTGGACGCCGGCGGGAACTACCCCGTCCTCGTCGGCCAGGGACTGCTCGGCGAACTGCCCGAGCTGCTCGGAAACCGCGTCGAGAAGGTCCTCGTCATCCACCCACGCGCACTGCGCACCACCGGTGAGACCGTCCGTGACGACCTCGCCGCCGCCGGTTTCGAGGCCGTGGCCGCGGAGATTCCCGACGCCGAAGAGGCCAAGCACGTCCAGGTCGCCGCATTCTGCTGGCAGGTCCTCGGCCAATCCGATTTCACCCGTACCGATGCCATCATCACCGTCGGCGGGGGAGCGGTGAGCGACCTCGGCGGATTCGTCGCCGCCACCTGGCTGCGCGGAATCAAGGTCATCCACATCCCCACCACCGTCCTCGGCATGGTCGATGCCTCTGTCGGCGGTAAGACCGGAATCAACACCGCCGAAGGCAAGAACCTCGTCGGCTCCTTCCACGCTCCCGCCGGAGTCCTCGTCGACCTGGACACGCTCGGGACCCTGCCGGAGAACGAACTGTTCACCGGACTCGCCGAGGTGGTCAAGACCGGATTCATCGCCGACCCCGCGATCCTCGATCTGGTGTCGAACCATTCGAAGGACGAGATCGGCGATGTGCACGGCCCCGTGCTGCGCGAACTCATCGAACGCTCCATCCGAGTCAAGGCGGAAGTCGTCTCCGGCGACTTCAAGGAGTCCGGACGTCGGGAGATCCTCAACTACGGCCACACCCTCGGCCATGCGATCGAGCACAAGGAGCGCTACCAGTGGCGCCATGGTGCCGCCGTGTCGGTGGGCATGGTCTTCGCCGCCGAGGTGGCTTCGATGATCAAGAGCCTGCCCTATGAGGTCGTCGACCTCCATCGCGAACTGCTCGGCAAGCTCGGACTGCCCGTCGGCTACCGCTCCGATGTGTGGCCGCAGCTGCTGGACAC
Above is a window of Brevibacterium siliguriense DNA encoding:
- the aroB gene encoding 3-dehydroquinate synthase — protein: MSLTRINVDAGGNYPVLVGQGLLGELPELLGNRVEKVLVIHPRALRTTGETVRDDLAAAGFEAVAAEIPDAEEAKHVQVAAFCWQVLGQSDFTRTDAIITVGGGAVSDLGGFVAATWLRGIKVIHIPTTVLGMVDASVGGKTGINTAEGKNLVGSFHAPAGVLVDLDTLGTLPENELFTGLAEVVKTGFIADPAILDLVSNHSKDEIGDVHGPVLRELIERSIRVKAEVVSGDFKESGRREILNYGHTLGHAIEHKERYQWRHGAAVSVGMVFAAEVASMIKSLPYEVVDLHRELLGKLGLPVGYRSDVWPQLLDTMKRDKKARGAMLRMVLLSDIGEPSTVEIPDASILFTAYQEIGEDSPTVPLGIGIGLN